TATCTTCTTTATTAATAGAATAACTAAGAGAAGAGGCTATAGATTTAACCTTTGATTTAACCGCCTCTTCTACTTCTACACCTAATAACATATGTAAACCACCTTGCAAATCAAGTCCTAGGTTGATCTTAGCACCACTTTGGGTTTGCATAAAAGAAGGTATGGAAAAAATTAATCCTATAAGAAAAACTACAAAGAAAATAATACTTCTATAAGTAATTTTTCCACTACGCATCAATTTTCTTTGCTATAAAATCTCTAGAAATTTTTACAACTACATTTTCATCATTAAGCTTAACTTTGATAAAATCCTCTTCTGGTTTTACCACCTCGCAAATTATTCCACCGTTTGTGATGATTTTATCTCCTTTTTCTAAAGATGAAACCATCAATTTATGGTCTTTTGCTTGTTTTTGTTGTGGTCTAATAACCAAAAAATAAAAAATCGCAAAAAGCACAATGAGAGGCAACAATGAAGTCCAAATATTTCCGTTTTCTGCCATTTCTTCCCCTTTTTTTAAAGTTCATAAATTCTAATTCTACCACTTTTAAAATAATAAAAGCCTTTTTTTCTGCACTTTTATTGTCAAATTTTATTTATTTTTCTTTTTTTGAAAATTTACTTTTTGAATTTATTTCACCATTTTTAAGTATATATGGTTTGATTTTATTGCTAAGAAATAAAAGTAAAATAGGATATTTTTATACCGGATTTTTTGTAGGAATTTTATGGTTTTGGTGGATAGTTTTATCATCAATTTATTTTGATTTAGCTTATTTAATTCCTTTAGAAATTATCTTAATCGGATTAATTTATGGATTATTATTTTTAATATGTTTTTTTCTTAAATATGATTTTTTAAGACTTTGTGGAATTTTTTTACTTAGTTTTGTTCATCCTTTTGGATTTGATTGGCTAAATTGGGGTGTTTTAAGTGTATATGGAATCTTTGATGCAAATTATCAAGGCATTATAGCTATGTTTTTGATTGCTTATTTTTATTATGAAAAATATATTTCAAGATATTATAAAATAGCAATCATTTTAATTCTTATTCTAATCGGAGCTCAATATAACCAAAAACAACCACAAACACTAAATTTAGACTATAAATTAATTCAAACCAATATCTCCCAAGATCAAAAATTCATACAAGAAAATTTACAAACTCACTCTAAGGATATATTTTATCAAATCAATCAGGCCATAAAAGAAGGCAAAGAAGTAATTATTTTTCCTGAAACAGCTTTTGCCTTTGCTTTAAATAAAGCTCCAAGTTATTTACAAGCTTTAAAAGATTTATCAAAACAAATCATCATCATCACAGGTGCTATAAGTACCACACCTAATCATCTATATAATAGTACTTATGTATTTGACAATGGCAATATACAAGTTTTTAACAAACACTATCTTGTACCTTTTGGAGAAGAAATTCCTATATTTAAAACCTTTTTTAAAAAATATCTTTTAAATATTGATGAATTTTCAAAAGGAAAGGAATTAAATCAATACACTTTAAATAATCAACTCATCACTAATGCTATCTGCTTTGAAGCCACAAAAGAAAAACTTTACAAGCACTCAAAAATCATCGTAGCTATTTCAAACAATGCTTGGTTTAATTTTTCAAGTGAGTATAAATTACAAAATTTTCTAATGCGTTTTTATGCAAATAATTATAATGTAAGTATATATCATTCAGTTAATGGAAAAGAAAATACTGTAATTAAACCAAAAAAGATATTGATTTTAAAGATAAAAGAAAAACTTTTAAAGCAAAATGAAGCTTAAAAGCTTCATTTTATAATGCTTTAAATTCATCAAGAGCGTCTAATTTTTCCCAAGGATAATCAGCCTGACCTACTTGACCACGAGCAGCTACATCAGCATACATAAAGGTATCTTTACTTGGTTTATCAAGATTGAATTTATTTTTAATCCAATTTGGAGTTAATGGGAAAGTTTTCATTACAAAATCACTTAAAATATCATCATTTAATCTTGTGTTTGTTCCCATACAATCCACACTAACAGAAGTTGGTTTAGCTACGCCTATAGCATAAGAAAGCTGCACTATGCACTTTTTAGCAAGACCTGCGGCTACGATATTTTTAGCAAGCCATCTTGCAGCATAAAGCCCACTTCTATCAACCTTAGTATAATCTTTAGAAGATTGTGCCCCTCCACCTATTGGAGCATAGCCACCAAAACTATCTACTATAAGTTTTCTTCCTGTTAAACCACTATCATGTAATGAACTGTGATTTACATATTTTCCCGTTGGATTGATTAAAATTCTTGTTTTTTCTGGACAAAAAAGCTCTTTTGGTAAATTTGAATCCAAAATCAAATCCATCACCAAAGCTCTTAAATCTTCTATTTTCATACTTTCAACACAAGGAGCTGAAACTACAATAGTATGGATACTTTGAGGTTTACAATTTTCAAAATTTTCTTTATTTACATAATCAATTGTCACTTGAGTTTTAATATCCACTCCAAGTTTATCAGGATTGTTTTTTGCAAACTCATATACTTTATCACAAAGCATTCTAGCATAAGAAATAGCTGCTGGCATATATTCTTTTGCTTCATTGCTTGCAAAACCAAACATTATACCTTGGTCACCCGCACCAATTTCTCCATCTTCTTGATCAACACCTTGATTAATATCAGGACTTTGTTCATTTAAAAATACCATTACATCTAAATCATCAGGATGCAAACATTGCTTTTTACTAAAATGTGGATGCCCATCATAACCAATATCTACTAGAGCTTTTTTTACAATATTTTCATAATCTTGTTTTTCTAGCTTATATTTTGATTTAATCTCACCACCAATTACTACTTTATTTCCTGCTACAAAAACCTCACTAGCAACCCTTGAGTCTTTATCATGAATTAAAAAAGCATCCACTATAGAATCAGCTATAATATCAGCACATTTATCAGGATGTCCTGCGCTAACAACTTCAGAAGTAAATAAATACATATTTTGAATATTCCTTATCATAAAAATTCTAGCTTTATTCTAACATAAGCTAGCTTAAAAATAAAAAAGCTTATTTAAGCTTTACTTTGTTAGAATAAATTAAAAATTTATCACTACAAAAAAAGGTAAGAAATGAGTTTATTTTCTTGTGCAATCAAACGCTATAAAGATGGAAATCTTATTTTGCAAATTTGCATAGGTATTGTTTTAGGAATTTTAGTAGGTATTTTTTCTAAAGATTTAGCTATTTTTGCAAATATTTTTGGTGCTTTATTCACAGGAGCTTTAAAAGCTATAGCACCAATTTTAGTTTTTATTTTAATCTTAACAACTATTTGCACAAAAGAATTTAATCATGGAAGCGAGAAAATAAAGCATATCATTTTCTTATATATATTTGGAACTTTTTTAGCTTCTTTAAGCGCAGTTAGTATAAGTTTTATCTTTCCTGTAGAATTAGTATTAACCGATATTGAAAAAGCTTCCACTACAAGTCCTGCACATATAAGTGAAGTATTTAAAACCTTACTTTTTCAAATCGTAGATAATCCTATCCACGCTTTATCCTCGGGAAATTATTTAAGCATATTAGCTTGGGCTATAGGCGGGGGTTTTGCTCTAAGACATTGCTCAAATGACGCAAAGCAACTTTTTACTGATATCAACGAAGGCGTGTTAAAAATCGTTAAATTTATAGTCAAGCTTGCTCCTTTTGGAATTTTTGGACTTGTAGCAAATTCAGTTGCTCAAACAGGAGCAGCAGGACTTTTAAGTTATATTAAATTATTAATAATTTTAGTTTTAACCATGTTTTTTGTAGCCTTTGTGATTAATGCTTTAATTGTTTTTGCTTATACGAAGAAAAATCCTTATCCTTTGATTTTTATTTGCTTAAAACATAGTGCTGTTTTTGCATTTTTTACAAGAAGTTCTGCAGCAAATATCCCTGTAAATATGGCACTTTGCTCTAAATTAAATATCAATAATAATTTATATAGTATCTCCATTCCACTAGGCGCTACGATTAATATGGCAGGAGCAGCTGTAACTATTGCTATATTAAGTCTTGCAGCAGCTCACACAGTAGGTATTGAAATAAATTTTTTACAAGCAATGCTTTTGAGTGTTTTAGCCGCATTTGCAGCTTGTGGAGCTAGCGGGGTTGCCGGAGGCTCACTTTTACTTATACCACTTGCTTGCTCTTTATTTAATATTGATTATGACATAGCCATGCAAGTAGTTGCGGTTGGATTTATCATAGGGGTTATCCAAGATAGCGTTGAAACAGCTTTAAATAGCTCAACAGACGTTTTATTTAGCGCTATTTGTTCAGATAATGAGCTTAATTTAAAAATTTAAGGAGGGCTTATGAGACATTTAATCACTACAAAAGATTTTAACAATGATGAAATCTTGACTTTATTTAAAGAAGTAAAAGAATTTTTAGATGAAAAACCACGTACATTTTTAGAAGGAAAAAGCGTTACGACAATTTTTTTTGAAAATTCAACACGCACTCAATCAAGCTTTGAAACAGCCGCAAGAAGACTAGGTGCTAAAGTTTTAAAATTAGATGTTTCAAGAAGTAGCTCAAGTAAAGGTGAAACACTTTTTGACACTGCTGCAAATTTAGATGCAATGGCACCAAGTGCTATTGTAGTTAGACACAAAAACTCGGGCGTACCTCATACTTTAGCAAATTATACTCATTGTCCTATAGTTAATGGAGGCGATGGCAAACATGCTCATCCCACCCAAGCATTACTTGATCTTTTTACTATAATGGAGCATTTTGATTACAATGTAAAAGGTAAAAAAATAGCAATAGTAGGAGATATTAAAAACTCACGCGTTGCTGCTTCAAATTTAGAATTATTACCTCGTTTTGGTATTGATATCACCCTAGTAGCCCCACCTCATTTTATGCCAAATTATCCTATTAAAAAAACAAATAAACTAAAAGAAGTCATTGATGATGTTAATATTATCATGAGTCTTAGAACACAAACCGAAAGACACAATATTCCAACCTATGCATCGCTTAAAGATTATGCAAATGATTTTTGCATTAGCAAAGACTTAATAAAAGATAAAAATCTCATTATCTTGCACCCTGGCCCTGTACATAGAAACATTGATATTAGCGATGAAGTAATGGCTGATAAAAGATGTAAGGTTTTAACTCAAGTTAAAAATGGTGTTGCCATTAGAATGGCTGTATTAAAAAAACTCATTTTAGAAAGCTAAAATCATGCAAAATTGGAACTTAAGTACATTATTTAAAGATGAACAAGAATTAAATCTTTTTTTACAAAAAACCCAAGATGAAGCTTGTGAATTTAAAAAACAACTTGAAAATAATCTTCATAGTTTAGACCATGAGCAATTTTTGCAGGCTTTAAAAAATTATGAAGAATTAATCTTAAAACTTTCTCACATACTAACCTATGTGTATTTAAATTTTGCTCAAGATACTACCAAAGGTGCTTTTTATGCAAAATATGAAAATTTGAGTAAAAAAATAGAAGAAAATCTTTTATTTTTTGAGCTTGAATTTTGCGAATTAAAAGAAGAAAAAAGCAAAACCTTCATTACATTTTGCAAAGATTATGAGTTTTATTTAAATAATCTTATCAAACACAAAAAACACAATCTTTCCAAAAAAGAAGAAAGAATTATCCTAGCTCTATCAAGTACAGGTTCAAATGCATTTGCAAGATTATTTGATGAAACCTTTAGTGCTTTAAAATTTAATTTTGAAGGACAGAAATTAAGCGAAGAAGAAATTCTAAGCAAGCTTTATGATAAAGATAGAAGTATTAGAAAAAAAGCTTCAAAATGCTTTAGTAAAACTTTAAAAAAACAAAACAAACTTTTAGTATATATTTTCAATATGATTAAAAGTGAACTTGCTAGTATTTGTGAGTTAAGATCCTATGAAAATCCTGAAACTCCAAGACATATAAGAAATCAAATTTCTAAAAAAAGTGTTGATGCGCTTATTAGTGCTAGCGAGAATAGCTTTGATATTGTTTCTAAATTTTACAATGCAAAGAAAAAAATTCTAGGATATAAAAAATTAAAAGATTATGATCGTTATGCGCCTATTGGAAAGGAAATGCAAGTTGATTTTGATCAGGGAAAGGATATAGTTTTAAAAGCCTTTGAAAAATTTTCTAAAGATTTTTATATGATAGCAAAAGAAGCTTTTGAGAATAATTGGATTGATGTTTACCCTAAAGAATTTAAACAAAGCGGTGCTTTTTCTCACTCAAGCACACCACTAAGCCATCCTTTTATACTTTTAAACTATACCAACCAAAGACGTGATCTTTTCACCCTAGCACATGAGCTAGGTCACACTATACATCAAAAACTTTCTTATAAAGTAAGTTTTTTAAATCAAGATACACCACTAACTACAGCAGAAACTGCTTCAGTGTTTGCTGAAATGTTGATTTTTGATTATATTAAAGAAAATTTAGACAAAGAAGAGCTTTTATCTTTATATGCAGCAAAGATTGAAGATATTTTTGCTACTCTTTATAGACAGATTAATTTTACCACCTTTGAACGCAGATTTCATGCTAAAAAAGAAGAGTTAAGCACTCAAGAACTAAGTGAAATTTGGCTTGAAGAATCAAGAAAAATGTTTCAAGATAGCGTAGTTTTAACTAAAAACTATGGCCTTTGGTATTCTTATATACCACATTTTATACACTCTCCATTTTACTGCTATGCTTATGCTTATGCACAACTTTTAGTTTTAGCACTTTATGGTCTATACAAAAGTGGTAAATGTACTGATTTTACTTCAATTTATATTGAGTTTTTAAGTAGCGGTGGAAGCAAAAGTCCAAAAGAACTTGTAGCTATGTTTGGCTTTGATATAGAAAGTGATGAGTTTTGGAATATAGGCTTAGAGCAAGTTAGAATACTAGTAGATGATTTTTTAAGGCTAAGCAATGATTGATAAAATTTTAAATAATAAAAATTTTATAAGTTTAATGCAAAAAAGCATTTATGAATGTTTACAGATTTTAATCCAAGAAGATATTGAGTTTAATATCATTGTAAATACTAAATTTGTTACACTCGAACCTCCTTTGCCACCAGAATTAGATGTAGTGAGTAAAAATCCTTATTGTCTTTTTGCGCTTGGTGGCTATACTTTTAAATCCATAGTTTTAAAAAATGAACATATAGAATTTCATGCAGGTTTTGGGCCTGATGATTTTGCAACTTTTGTGAAAGTGGATTTAGGAGCAATTACTCAAATCCAAGTTGAAGATAATATCATTTTTGTTAATTTTTCAAACTATTTCAAAAAGCAAAATGATCAAAAATTAAAAGAAAAATCCATGAATGCTTTTTTAAATAATCCTAACAATAAAGATTTATTTAAAAAATGAGTTTTTTCGAAGGTTTAAATGATAACCAAAAAGAAGCTATCATGCATATTGATGGAGCTATGCTGATACTAGCAGGCGCAGGTAGCGGAAAGACTAAAACCATTACCACTAGACTTGCTTATTTAATCGATCATGTAGGTATTCCTGCGCAAAATACCCTCACACTAACCTTTACAAATAAAGCTGCTAATGTAATGAAAACAAGAGCCTTAGCACTTTTACAAGATCAAAATTTGCACAATCCCCTTTTATGCACTTTTCATAAATTTGGCTTGTTATTTTTAAGACTTTATAGCGAAAGAATTAATAGAGCAAATAATTTTGTCATTATTGATATAGATGATAAAAAGAAAATACTAAAAGATTTAGCTAGTGAAAATTTACAATGCTCTTTAGCAAGCATAGGTGCTTATATTTCAAATTTTAAAAATCAAAGCAAAAGCGCTCAAGAAATACGCAAAGAATTAGAATTTTTAAAAGATGAAAAAAACAAAAATTACGAAGAAATCGTTCATTTATATGAACAATATGAGCATTTTTTAATCCAAAATAATTTCATGGATTTTGATGATTTACTCATGCTAACTAATAAAATTTTAGAAGATGAACAATTTGCAAAAGAACAAAGTCAAAAATATGCCTATATAACAGTAGATGAGTATCAAGATACCAATGTCTTGCAATATCAAATTCTAAAAAAACTTTGCACTTCTCATGAAAATATTTGCGTGGTGGGTGATGATGATCAAAGTATCTATGGTTGGCGTGGGGCTAAAATAGAAAATATTTTAAATTTTAAAGAGCAATTTAACAATGTAAAATTAGTCAAACTAGAGCAAAACTACCGCTCAACTAGCGCTATTTTACAAGCTGCAAATGAACTTATAGAGCACAATAGAAAAAGACTAGGAAAAACTTTAATTTGCACCAAAGATAAGGGCGAAGAAATTACAATTTTACAAAATGATGATGAAAAAATTGAAAGTTTTAAGGTTTCAAGAGAAGTTTCAAAACTTTTAAACTCAGGGATTAATCCTAGTGAAATAGCCATACTTTATAGAGTAAATGCTCTATCTCGTGCTCTTGAAGAAGCTTTTAGCAAAGAAAAAGTTCCTTTTAAATTGCTAAGTGGAATTCGTTTTTATGAAAGAGCTGAGATTAAAGATATTATTTCTTATTTAAGATTACTTTCAAATTTAAATGATGATTATTCTTTTAAACGCATTATCAACCGCCCTAAAAGAAACTTTGGCAATGCAAGTTTAGAAAAGCTAGAAAATTATGCCAAAGAAAATCATTTATCCTTATTTGAAAGTCTATGTGCTTTGCAAGGAAGTGGATTTTTTAGCAAAAAAACAGACAAAGAATTGGAAAAATTCATACTAAGTATACACAAAATCAGAGAAAAAGATGATTTACTTGCAATGATTTTAGCCTTAGAAGAAGAATTTAAAATCAAAGAATTTTATAAAGATAACCCAGAAGGTGAAGATAAACTTTTAAACATAGACGAACTTTATGCTAATTTAAAAGATAAAATCACTCATGGAGATTATAATGGCTTAGATGATATTTTAAATGAAATTTCTTTACTCAATGAGCAAGATGGACTTGATAAAGAAAGTATTTGTATTATGAGTATTCACGCAAGTAAAGGACTTGAGTTTGATTATGTTTTTATCATAGGC
This genomic stretch from Campylobacter lari subsp. concheus harbors:
- a CDS encoding apolipoprotein N-acyltransferase, whose translation is MKSKYFRFLPFLPLFLKFINSNSTTFKIIKAFFSALLLSNFIYFSFFENLLFEFISPFLSIYGLILLLRNKSKIGYFYTGFFVGILWFWWIVLSSIYFDLAYLIPLEIILIGLIYGLLFLICFFLKYDFLRLCGIFLLSFVHPFGFDWLNWGVLSVYGIFDANYQGIIAMFLIAYFYYEKYISRYYKIAIILILILIGAQYNQKQPQTLNLDYKLIQTNISQDQKFIQENLQTHSKDIFYQINQAIKEGKEVIIFPETAFAFALNKAPSYLQALKDLSKQIIIITGAISTTPNHLYNSTYVFDNGNIQVFNKHYLVPFGEEIPIFKTFFKKYLLNIDEFSKGKELNQYTLNNQLITNAICFEATKEKLYKHSKIIVAISNNAWFNFSSEYKLQNFLMRFYANNYNVSIYHSVNGKENTVIKPKKILILKIKEKLLKQNEA
- the sstT gene encoding serine/threonine transporter SstT produces the protein MSLFSCAIKRYKDGNLILQICIGIVLGILVGIFSKDLAIFANIFGALFTGALKAIAPILVFILILTTICTKEFNHGSEKIKHIIFLYIFGTFLASLSAVSISFIFPVELVLTDIEKASTTSPAHISEVFKTLLFQIVDNPIHALSSGNYLSILAWAIGGGFALRHCSNDAKQLFTDINEGVLKIVKFIVKLAPFGIFGLVANSVAQTGAAGLLSYIKLLIILVLTMFFVAFVINALIVFAYTKKNPYPLIFICLKHSAVFAFFTRSSAANIPVNMALCSKLNINNNLYSISIPLGATINMAGAAVTIAILSLAAAHTVGIEINFLQAMLLSVLAAFAACGASGVAGGSLLLIPLACSLFNIDYDIAMQVVAVGFIIGVIQDSVETALNSSTDVLFSAICSDNELNLKI
- the metK gene encoding methionine adenosyltransferase; this translates as MYLFTSEVVSAGHPDKCADIIADSIVDAFLIHDKDSRVASEVFVAGNKVVIGGEIKSKYKLEKQDYENIVKKALVDIGYDGHPHFSKKQCLHPDDLDVMVFLNEQSPDINQGVDQEDGEIGAGDQGIMFGFASNEAKEYMPAAISYARMLCDKVYEFAKNNPDKLGVDIKTQVTIDYVNKENFENCKPQSIHTIVVSAPCVESMKIEDLRALVMDLILDSNLPKELFCPEKTRILINPTGKYVNHSSLHDSGLTGRKLIVDSFGGYAPIGGGAQSSKDYTKVDRSGLYAARWLAKNIVAAGLAKKCIVQLSYAIGVAKPTSVSVDCMGTNTRLNDDILSDFVMKTFPLTPNWIKNKFNLDKPSKDTFMYADVAARGQVGQADYPWEKLDALDEFKAL
- a CDS encoding M3 family oligoendopeptidase, coding for MQNWNLSTLFKDEQELNLFLQKTQDEACEFKKQLENNLHSLDHEQFLQALKNYEELILKLSHILTYVYLNFAQDTTKGAFYAKYENLSKKIEENLLFFELEFCELKEEKSKTFITFCKDYEFYLNNLIKHKKHNLSKKEERIILALSSTGSNAFARLFDETFSALKFNFEGQKLSEEEILSKLYDKDRSIRKKASKCFSKTLKKQNKLLVYIFNMIKSELASICELRSYENPETPRHIRNQISKKSVDALISASENSFDIVSKFYNAKKKILGYKKLKDYDRYAPIGKEMQVDFDQGKDIVLKAFEKFSKDFYMIAKEAFENNWIDVYPKEFKQSGAFSHSSTPLSHPFILLNYTNQRRDLFTLAHELGHTIHQKLSYKVSFLNQDTPLTTAETASVFAEMLIFDYIKENLDKEELLSLYAAKIEDIFATLYRQINFTTFERRFHAKKEELSTQELSEIWLEESRKMFQDSVVLTKNYGLWYSYIPHFIHSPFYCYAYAYAQLLVLALYGLYKSGKCTDFTSIYIEFLSSGGSKSPKELVAMFGFDIESDEFWNIGLEQVRILVDDFLRLSND
- a CDS encoding aspartate carbamoyltransferase catalytic subunit, translating into MRHLITTKDFNNDEILTLFKEVKEFLDEKPRTFLEGKSVTTIFFENSTRTQSSFETAARRLGAKVLKLDVSRSSSSKGETLFDTAANLDAMAPSAIVVRHKNSGVPHTLANYTHCPIVNGGDGKHAHPTQALLDLFTIMEHFDYNVKGKKIAIVGDIKNSRVAASNLELLPRFGIDITLVAPPHFMPNYPIKKTNKLKEVIDDVNIIMSLRTQTERHNIPTYASLKDYANDFCISKDLIKDKNLIILHPGPVHRNIDISDEVMADKRCKVLTQVKNGVAIRMAVLKKLILES
- a CDS encoding ATP-dependent helicase, which gives rise to MSFFEGLNDNQKEAIMHIDGAMLILAGAGSGKTKTITTRLAYLIDHVGIPAQNTLTLTFTNKAANVMKTRALALLQDQNLHNPLLCTFHKFGLLFLRLYSERINRANNFVIIDIDDKKKILKDLASENLQCSLASIGAYISNFKNQSKSAQEIRKELEFLKDEKNKNYEEIVHLYEQYEHFLIQNNFMDFDDLLMLTNKILEDEQFAKEQSQKYAYITVDEYQDTNVLQYQILKKLCTSHENICVVGDDDQSIYGWRGAKIENILNFKEQFNNVKLVKLEQNYRSTSAILQAANELIEHNRKRLGKTLICTKDKGEEITILQNDDEKIESFKVSREVSKLLNSGINPSEIAILYRVNALSRALEEAFSKEKVPFKLLSGIRFYERAEIKDIISYLRLLSNLNDDYSFKRIINRPKRNFGNASLEKLENYAKENHLSLFESLCALQGSGFFSKKTDKELEKFILSIHKIREKDDLLAMILALEEEFKIKEFYKDNPEGEDKLLNIDELYANLKDKITHGDYNGLDDILNEISLLNEQDGLDKESICIMSIHASKGLEFDYVFIIGLEEGFFPLTSESSNIEEERRLAYVAITRAKKKLYLSYANSRFYKGSRTRLEKSRFFGESNVIKKELTLDHQKNCYKKGDLIKHKIFGIGRVTGVSKIGAEEKLTINFGGIERMIMSSFVEKVI
- the yajC gene encoding preprotein translocase subunit YajC — encoded protein: MAENGNIWTSLLPLIVLFAIFYFLVIRPQQKQAKDHKLMVSSLEKGDKIITNGGIICEVVKPEEDFIKVKLNDENVVVKISRDFIAKKIDA